A region of Paractinoplanes abujensis DNA encodes the following proteins:
- a CDS encoding coenzyme F420-0:L-glutamate ligase, whose translation MGHIVAGDDLAELISAAAPWLADGDVLVVTSKIVSKAEGRLAEVPADGPEREEARREVLAAETARVVARRGPTTIVQTHHGFVMAAAGIDASNVDKTHLVLLPADPDASARQLRAAFRARGLDVGVIVSDTMGRAWRNGLTDVALGAAGIEPIRDHRGETDPYGNELEITQMAVIDELAAAGELVKGKCDQVPVAVVRGYPRSGIRDADGAAVLLRDAASDMFSLGTAEARTAGLRDAAQLPDGALPGRPVDPAAVDRAAAAVADALSPAIVVAPDEAIAGSGATAALHLRTRDMSPAGWMRLGADAHRLRAALAAESIVTLSLPHEDGIRLELSGTEESR comes from the coding sequence ATGGGCCACATCGTGGCCGGTGACGACCTGGCCGAGCTGATCAGCGCGGCCGCGCCGTGGCTGGCCGACGGGGACGTGCTGGTGGTCACCAGCAAGATCGTGTCGAAGGCGGAGGGGCGGCTGGCCGAGGTGCCCGCCGACGGGCCCGAGCGCGAGGAGGCCCGCCGCGAGGTGCTGGCCGCGGAGACCGCGCGGGTGGTGGCGCGGCGCGGGCCGACGACCATCGTGCAGACCCACCACGGGTTCGTGATGGCGGCGGCCGGCATCGACGCCTCGAACGTCGACAAGACCCACCTCGTGCTGCTGCCCGCCGATCCCGACGCGTCGGCCCGGCAGTTACGGGCGGCTTTCCGCGCCCGCGGGCTCGACGTGGGCGTCATCGTCTCCGACACCATGGGCCGGGCCTGGCGCAACGGGCTGACCGACGTGGCCCTGGGCGCGGCCGGCATCGAGCCGATCCGCGACCATCGGGGCGAGACCGACCCGTACGGGAACGAATTGGAGATCACCCAGATGGCGGTGATCGACGAGCTGGCCGCGGCGGGCGAGCTCGTCAAGGGCAAATGTGATCAGGTGCCGGTGGCCGTGGTGCGGGGTTACCCGCGCTCCGGCATCCGCGACGCGGACGGCGCCGCGGTGCTGCTGCGCGACGCCGCGTCCGACATGTTCAGCCTGGGCACGGCCGAGGCCCGCACGGCCGGGCTGCGCGACGCGGCCCAGCTGCCCGACGGCGCCCTGCCCGGCCGCCCGGTCGACCCGGCCGCCGTCGACCGGGCCGCGGCGGCCGTCGCCGATGCGCTCTCCCCCGCCATCGTCGTCGCGCCGGACGAGGCGATCGCCGGCAGCGGCGCCACGGCCGCGCTGCACCTGCGGACCCGCGACATGTCGCCCGCGGGCTGGATGCGGCTGGGCGCCGACGCACACCGGCTGCGGGCCGCCCTGGCCGCCGAATCGATCGTCACCCTGTCACTGCCCCACGAGGACGGCATCCGCCTCGAGCTCTCCGGCACTGAGGAGTCACGTTGA
- a CDS encoding mannose-1-phosphate guanylyltransferase, producing MSDQLDGLYGVVLAGGTGTRLWPLSRAGHPKFLHPLTGTDASLLQATVDRLDLLAPMDHIFVVTGVAHAAAVSRQLESIPEANVLVEPSPRDSCAAIALAAAVIARRNPEAIMGSFASDHLISDKEGFTEVIQKAMVGAREGLLMTLGITPTRPETGYGYLQCGSAIGDGPVLAVEEFKEKPTYDVAEGYVKSGNYLWNAGMFVWRVDAFLAELTRQQPQLASGISRIAQAWETGAREEVLGEVWPTLPRISVDYAVMEGAATVGRVGTVTGDFGWNDVGDFHTLGEVLAADPSGNVVVGHDLEQKSGVLLRETEGLVVVPTQGRLVAAMGVRDLVIVDTPDAVLVIPRERAQEVKSLVDELKELGQHGYV from the coding sequence ATGAGCGATCAACTCGACGGCCTGTACGGCGTGGTTCTGGCGGGCGGGACGGGCACCCGGCTGTGGCCGCTGTCGCGTGCCGGGCACCCCAAGTTCCTGCATCCGCTGACCGGCACCGATGCGTCGCTGCTGCAGGCCACGGTCGACCGGCTCGACCTGCTGGCCCCGATGGACCACATCTTCGTCGTCACCGGCGTCGCCCACGCGGCCGCCGTGTCGCGGCAGCTCGAGTCCATCCCCGAGGCGAACGTGCTGGTCGAGCCGTCGCCGCGTGACTCCTGCGCGGCGATCGCCCTGGCCGCGGCGGTGATCGCCCGGCGTAACCCCGAGGCGATCATGGGGTCGTTCGCGTCCGACCACCTGATCTCCGACAAGGAAGGCTTCACCGAGGTCATCCAGAAGGCGATGGTCGGCGCCCGCGAGGGGCTGCTGATGACGCTCGGCATCACCCCGACCCGCCCCGAGACGGGCTACGGCTACTTGCAGTGCGGCAGCGCGATCGGCGACGGCCCGGTGCTTGCGGTCGAGGAGTTCAAGGAGAAGCCGACGTACGACGTGGCCGAGGGCTACGTGAAGTCGGGCAACTACCTGTGGAACGCCGGCATGTTCGTGTGGCGGGTCGACGCGTTCCTGGCCGAGCTGACGCGGCAGCAGCCCCAGCTCGCGTCGGGCATCTCGCGCATTGCGCAGGCCTGGGAGACGGGCGCCCGCGAGGAGGTGCTGGGCGAGGTCTGGCCGACCCTGCCGCGCATCTCGGTCGACTACGCGGTGATGGAAGGCGCGGCCACTGTCGGCCGGGTCGGCACGGTCACCGGCGACTTCGGCTGGAACGACGTCGGCGACTTCCACACGCTGGGCGAGGTGCTGGCGGCCGACCCGTCGGGCAACGTGGTCGTGGGTCACGACCTGGAGCAGAAGTCGGGCGTGCTGCTGCGTGAGACCGAGGGCCTGGTGGTCGTGCCGACCCAGGGCCGTCTCGTCGCCGCCATGGGCGTGCGCGACCTGGTCATCGTCGACACCCCCGACGCCGTCCTGGTGATCCCGCGCGAGCGCGCGCAGGAGGTCAAAAGCCTGGTCGACGAGCTCAAGGAGCTCGGCCAGCACGGCTACGTCTGA
- the cofD gene encoding 2-phospho-L-lactate transferase, which yields MRIVVLSGGIGGAKFLAGVRAHARGLGAEVTAVVNVGDDVRMHGLQICPDLDSVMYTLGGAHDPERGWGRVGESWVVKEELAAYGAEPSWFGLGDKDTATHLVRTRMLTAGYPLSQVTAALCARWQPGVTLLPATDDRLETHVVVDVEGERKAIHFQEWWVRYRGDLPTHRFVFVGAEAARPAPGVLEAIAGADVVLVAPSNPVVSIAPILAVGAIRDAVATGPAPVVGVSPIIGDSPIRGMADKCLATVQVDVSAAGVGGLYAARSAGGILDGWLVDTSDAGVEVPGVETRAVPLWMTSEETTAQMVKDALALAGVA from the coding sequence ATGCGGATCGTGGTCCTCTCCGGCGGCATCGGCGGCGCGAAGTTCCTGGCCGGTGTGCGCGCCCATGCCCGTGGCCTCGGCGCCGAGGTCACCGCCGTGGTCAACGTCGGCGACGACGTGCGCATGCACGGCCTGCAGATCTGCCCCGATCTCGACAGCGTGATGTACACGCTGGGCGGCGCGCACGACCCCGAGCGCGGGTGGGGCCGGGTCGGCGAGAGCTGGGTGGTGAAGGAGGAGCTGGCCGCCTACGGCGCCGAGCCGTCATGGTTCGGCCTGGGCGACAAAGACACCGCCACCCACCTCGTACGCACCCGGATGCTCACCGCCGGCTATCCGCTGTCGCAGGTCACGGCCGCCCTGTGCGCCCGCTGGCAGCCCGGTGTGACGCTGCTGCCGGCCACCGACGACCGCCTGGAGACTCACGTGGTGGTCGACGTCGAGGGCGAGCGCAAGGCGATCCACTTCCAGGAGTGGTGGGTGCGCTACCGCGGTGACCTGCCGACCCACCGGTTCGTGTTCGTCGGGGCCGAGGCGGCCCGGCCGGCGCCCGGCGTGCTCGAGGCCATCGCCGGGGCCGACGTGGTGCTCGTCGCGCCGAGCAATCCCGTGGTGAGCATCGCCCCGATTCTGGCCGTGGGCGCGATCCGCGACGCCGTGGCCACCGGCCCGGCGCCGGTCGTGGGCGTCTCACCCATCATCGGCGACTCCCCGATCCGCGGCATGGCCGACAAATGCCTGGCCACTGTGCAGGTCGACGTCTCCGCAGCGGGCGTCGGCGGCCTCTACGCCGCGCGCTCGGCCGGCGGCATCCTCGACGGCTGGCTGGTCGACACGTCCGACGCCGGCGTCGAGGTCCCCGGCGTCGAGACCCGCGCTGTCCCGCTGTGGATGACGTCGGAGGAGACCACAGCTCAGATGGTGAAGGACGCGCTGGCCCTGGCGGGAGTCGCCTAG
- a CDS encoding TIGR03089 family protein, with protein METTIPQVLASAVRRDPASPLLTFYDDASGDRTELSGATLDNWVAKTANMLVDGLGLGSGDTAAVTLPPHWQTAAILLGVWSAGVTAKINDPESADALFTAPDQNTVTKAPDRYATGLLPFAMPLRELPDGFADYVLEVRQFGDHFPGAPVAAEDRALGNRTHAEVIAAAQARATELGITPGGRMLIDATPYFDPIDWLVAPLVAGASIVLCANLDPVKTNSRVESEKVTLVVA; from the coding sequence GTGGAGACGACGATCCCGCAGGTGCTGGCGTCCGCGGTGCGCCGCGATCCGGCGAGTCCGCTGCTGACGTTCTACGACGACGCGAGCGGTGATCGGACGGAATTGTCCGGCGCGACACTGGACAACTGGGTCGCGAAAACCGCGAACATGCTGGTCGACGGTCTGGGGCTGGGCAGCGGCGACACGGCCGCGGTGACGCTGCCGCCGCACTGGCAGACGGCCGCGATCCTGCTCGGCGTGTGGTCGGCCGGAGTGACGGCGAAGATCAACGACCCGGAGTCGGCCGATGCGCTGTTCACCGCGCCGGATCAGAACACTGTGACAAAAGCCCCGGACCGGTACGCGACGGGCCTGCTCCCCTTCGCGATGCCGCTGCGCGAGTTGCCGGACGGTTTCGCTGACTACGTCCTCGAGGTACGCCAGTTCGGTGACCACTTCCCGGGGGCGCCGGTCGCCGCCGAGGATCGGGCGCTCGGCAACCGGACGCACGCCGAGGTGATCGCGGCCGCCCAGGCGCGCGCCACCGAGCTCGGCATCACCCCGGGCGGCCGGATGCTGATCGACGCGACGCCCTACTTCGATCCGATCGACTGGCTGGTCGCGCCGCTGGTGGCGGGCGCGTCGATCGTGCTCTGCGCCAACCTCGACCCGGTCAAGACGAACAGCCGGGTCGAGTCGGAGAAGGTCACGCTCGTCGTCGCCTAG
- a CDS encoding NUDIX hydrolase yields the protein MTLHADAVRRLETWRPTSDEAALARKRTLELLADGPVALTRAHRAGHVTASALIVDGDGRVLLCLHGRLGKWMQLGGHCEAGDATLAAAALREATEESGISGLVLDETPIDIDVHEVRCGAADGEPATPSVHYDVRFLLRCPAGTREQISEESAELGWFTPDDLPSPLASGTAQQIPPALARLQT from the coding sequence TTGACGTTGCATGCGGACGCTGTCCGGCGGCTGGAAACCTGGCGGCCCACCTCCGACGAGGCCGCCCTGGCCCGGAAGCGGACCCTGGAGCTGCTGGCCGACGGACCGGTCGCGCTGACCCGCGCCCATCGGGCCGGTCACGTCACGGCCAGCGCGCTGATCGTCGACGGGGACGGGCGGGTGCTGCTCTGCCTGCACGGCCGCCTGGGCAAATGGATGCAGCTGGGCGGGCACTGCGAGGCCGGCGACGCCACCCTGGCCGCGGCCGCGCTGCGCGAAGCCACCGAGGAGTCGGGCATCTCGGGCCTGGTGCTGGACGAGACGCCGATCGACATCGACGTGCACGAGGTGCGCTGCGGCGCCGCCGACGGCGAGCCGGCGACGCCTTCGGTGCACTACGACGTTCGGTTCCTGCTGCGCTGCCCGGCGGGCACGCGCGAACAGATCAGCGAGGAATCGGCCGAGCTGGGCTGGTTCACTCCCGACGACCTGCCGAGCCCGCTCGCGTCGGGCACGGCCCAGCAGATCCCTCCGGCTTTGGCCCGGCTTCAGACGTAG
- a CDS encoding glycosyltransferase family 4 protein, whose amino-acid sequence MTAGRPPRVLVDATSVPADRGGVGRYVDGLLGALGRMDPDRVDLAVVAQRSDAERYSRMLDNKAEVIAGPAAVAHRPARLAWEQTGLPLLAQQVGAQVLHSPFYTCPLRAGCPVTVTVHDATFFTEPEHYDNTKRTFFRSAIKTSLRRAARVIVPSKATRDELIRLLDADPTRIDVAYHGVDQAAFHAPTEEEKARVRARLGLTDAGYVAFLGAKEPRKNVPNLIRGWARAVADWPHPPALVLAGGQGHDDEIDRAVAEVPSHLRLLRPGYLRYADLPGFLGGALVACYPSFGEGFGLPILEAMACATPVLTTPRLSLPEVGGDAVAYTTEDADRIATDLADLLHDEPRRLTLAKAGFDRAKEFTWASSAEVHVTTWKRVAAL is encoded by the coding sequence GTGACCGCCGGTCGCCCCCCGCGAGTGCTCGTCGACGCCACCAGCGTTCCCGCTGACCGAGGAGGTGTCGGCAGATACGTCGACGGCCTGCTCGGCGCCCTCGGGCGGATGGATCCCGACCGGGTCGATCTGGCCGTGGTGGCCCAGCGTTCGGATGCGGAGCGTTACAGCCGCATGCTCGACAACAAGGCTGAGGTGATCGCCGGCCCGGCCGCCGTCGCGCATCGCCCGGCCCGGCTGGCGTGGGAGCAGACGGGTCTGCCCCTGCTCGCCCAGCAGGTCGGCGCCCAGGTGCTGCACTCGCCCTTCTACACCTGTCCGCTCCGCGCCGGTTGCCCGGTCACGGTGACCGTGCACGATGCGACGTTCTTCACCGAACCGGAGCATTACGACAACACCAAGCGCACGTTCTTCCGCAGCGCGATCAAGACGTCGCTGCGCCGCGCGGCCCGGGTCATCGTGCCCAGCAAGGCCACCCGCGACGAGCTGATCCGGCTGCTGGATGCCGACCCGACCCGCATCGACGTGGCCTATCACGGCGTCGACCAGGCGGCCTTCCACGCGCCCACCGAGGAGGAGAAGGCGCGCGTGCGGGCCCGGCTCGGCCTCACCGACGCCGGCTATGTCGCGTTCCTCGGGGCCAAGGAGCCGCGCAAGAACGTGCCCAACCTGATCCGCGGCTGGGCCCGCGCGGTCGCCGACTGGCCGCACCCGCCCGCGCTGGTGCTCGCCGGCGGCCAGGGTCACGACGACGAGATCGACCGGGCCGTGGCCGAGGTGCCGTCCCACCTGCGCCTGCTGCGCCCCGGCTACCTGCGGTACGCAGACCTGCCCGGTTTCCTGGGCGGCGCGCTGGTTGCCTGCTACCCGTCGTTCGGCGAGGGCTTCGGCCTGCCGATCCTCGAGGCGATGGCGTGCGCGACTCCGGTCCTGACGACCCCGCGGCTCTCGCTGCCCGAGGTCGGCGGCGACGCTGTCGCGTACACGACAGAGGATGCCGACCGGATCGCCACCGACCTGGCTGACCTGCTGCACGACGAGCCTCGCCGCCTCACGTTGGCCAAGGCGGGCTTTGATCGGGCCAAGGAATTCACCTGGGCGTCGAGCGCGGAAGTGCACGTCACAACCTGGAAACGAGTCGCGGCCCTCTGA